The DNA sequence ACAAGATCTCTTCTTTTTTTGAAAGCATCGATCATGTATTTGTATTCTGAAGGATCTGTTTTTAGAGCTGTAATAGATGCTCTTTGGGCAACTGTGTTGGCGCCGCTGGTCATTTGTCCCTGAACCTTTTCACAAGCTTTTGCTAACCACTCCGGACATGCAGAATATCCAATTCTCCAACCTGTCATAGCAAACGCTTTAGACATTCCATTGATCACGGCAGTTTGCTCATATATTTCAGGAAACTGTGCAATAGAAGCTGTTTTAGTTTCGTAATTGATAAATTCATAGATCTCATCAGAGATTACTGTAACATGAGGATATTTAGCAATGACCTGAGCTAAAGATTTTAATTCGTCATAGGTGTAATATCCACCTGAAGGGTTGCAAGGTGAGCTGAATAAAACCGCTTTGGTCTTACTGGTAATTGCTTCCTCTAGCTGTTCAGCAGTAATTTTGAAATCGGTAATGTATGAAGTAGGGACCATTACAGAGTTTCCACCCATCATTTTTACCATTTCATCATAACTTACCCAATAAGGGGTAGGAAGGATAACCTCGTCACCGTCATTGATGATAGCAGCTAAGACATTTAGAATAGCTTGCTTTGCTCCGTTGGAAACACAAATTTGTGTCGGCTTATATTCAATATTATTATCTCTCTTTAATTTGTAAGCAATAGCTTCGCGAAGTTCCAGAAAACCCGGAACAGGAGAGTAGTGACTATAATTTTGATTAATGGCATCGAATGCTGCCTGTTTTATATTGTCGGGAACATCGAAATCCGGTTCGCCGAGAGTTAAACTTATAACGTCTATTCCGTTGGCTTTCATTTCTCTAGCCTTATTAGACATTACGAAAGTTTGTGAGTAACCTAATCTTTTTACTCTATCTGAAAGTTTGTCCATGTAATATTTTTGTATTGTAACAAAAATAAATAATAAAACTTAATTTTAAATATAATATAAAATAAAAAAGGTTCTCAAACGGGAGGTTTTGTATATTTAAATCAATTTAGTTTAGTCTTATGAAATATTCTATTATTCTGTTGTTGATTCCCTTCATTGGCTTTTCACAAATACACAAAAAAGATGACGAAATAAAAAAATATGTTTCTGAAGTCAGCTCAGATTCGTTAAAAAGCTATATCAATACACTTGTCGGTTTTAATACCAGGCATACTTTAAGTGTTGTAAATGAACCTGATAAAGGGATAGGGGCAGCGAGGACATGGGTTCTTGATAAATTCAAAGAATATGCAAAAAATGCAGGAGGAAGAATGGAGGTTTATTTACAGGAGCAGGAAATTCAGCCTGATGGAAAGCGGGTAGATCAGGTTACAAGTCTTGGAAACCCTCTTGCTTTTCTGAAAGGTACTGATCCCAATGATAAAAGGATCTTTCTTATTTCAGGGCATCTTGATTCGCGGGTTACTGATGTGATGGATCGGAAGTCCTTTGCTCCCGGAGCAAATGATGATGGTAGTGGAGTGAGTGCGGTGATTGAGTCTGCAAGAATTTTGAGCAGATCTGCTTTTCCGGCTTCTGTTATTTTTGTTGCTTTTTCAGGGGAAGAACAGTCATTGCTTGGTTCCAAATCGCTCGCAGAAAAGGCAAAAAAGGAAAATATGCAGATAGAAGCTGTTTTAAATAATGATATGATTGGTAATGCCAGGTCCGGGGAGACTAATGAAATAAATAACAATACTTTGCGGGTATTTAGTGAAGGCCTACCTTATGCGGAACTGGATAAAAAGGCTTTAGGGATCAGGAATTTGGGTTTGGAAAATGATGGGGAATCAAGGCAGTTGGCGAGATACATCAAAGAGATTGCTGAAAAATACGTTAAGAACCTGAATGTGAAAATAATTTATAGAAATGACAGGTTCCTTCGTGGTGGTGACCATTCCAGTTTTGTCAATTATGGGTTTCCGTCTGTCAGGCTTACCGAGTATTATGAAAACTATGATCACCAGCATCAGGATGTAAAAGTGAAAAATAATAAACAATACGGAGATCTGCCGGAGTTTATTGATTATAAATATCTTGAGAAAAATGTTTCAGCAAATGTTGCAGTACTGGCAAGTCTTGCTAAGTCAACATCAAAGCCAGAACGTGTGGAAATTGAAGTAAAAGAACTTACCAATTCAACGACGTTACATTGGGAAAAGCCAAAATCAGGAAAACCGGTAGGATATAATGTATTGGTTAGGGAAACTGACAGCTCGGTCTGGCAAAAAAAGATATTTACAACGGAGCTTTCTCTGAAGATTCCGCTTTCTAAGGATAACTATATTTTTGCGGTGCAAACAGTTGATCAAGCCGGAAACTTAAGCGTAGCTGTTATTCCTGTTATTGCTAAATGATCCACTCGCTGGGGAAGTCTGAATTAAAGTTTTTATTTGGGACTTAATTTGAATACCATGTGAAATAAACTTATTTTTGCAAATTATAATAATTCTTATGTCTATATCGTTACTATTAAAATACTTTCCAGATCTTACAGAGAAGCAGATACAGCAGTTTACTCAGTTAGAAAATCTTTATATGGAATGGAATGAAAAGATCAATGTTATTTCCAGAAAAGATATGGAGTCTTTGTACGAAAAACATATCCTTCATTCAATGGGAATTGCTAAAGTAATGGAATTTTCTTCTGGAACCCGCGTATTAGATATCGGAACCGGAGGTGGATTTCCAGGGATTCCTTTGGCTATATTATTTCCGGAGTCGCAATTTACTTTAATTGATTCTATTGGAAAAAAGATCAGTGTCGTTAATGCCGTAGCAGAGGGGGTAGGCTTAACGAACGTTACAGCAATTCATGGAAGAGCTGAAAAATTAAAAGAAAAATTTCATTTTGTGGTCAGCAGAGCTGTTACCCAGATGCCGGAGTTTTTAAGATGGTTAAAAGGTAAATTTGAAAAAGAGCAGTTTAATACTAAACATAACGGAGTTTTATATTTAAAAGGTGGAGACTTGGCTGAAGAATTAGGAGGTCTTAAATGTGAAATTTATAATCTTAAGAATTATTTTGAGGAAGAGTTTTTTGATACTAAAAAAGTGGTTTATTTATCAAAAGGGAATTTTAACTCTTAATTTATTGTAATAAAGGAATAATTTTTGCTAAATAATTGTTAATAATCAAAATATATTATGCCATGAAAAGACTTTTAAATATTGGGTTTTCAGCAATAATTCTGGGAGTTATAGCGACTTCTTGTCACGATGATGATTATGAATCAATACAATCTATTGATAAAATAAAAATAGATAGTGTAAAGATTGCTAAGGATACAATGGAAATTTTTGATATTCAGCATATTAAAACTTATTCTTCTTATGTGTCACAATGTGAAGGTTTTTATGGTTATGATTATATACATAATGATAATCTGACCAGAACAGTTACTGCCTATAAATTTCGTACCGACGCCAGTTGTGGACAGTCTACCCACCAGGGAATGAATCAGATCAATTTTAATCCGCAACAAACCGGAACCTATACTTTTAAATTCTGGACCGGGACCAATACATGGATTACCAAAACAATTGTAGTAAGATAATAATGAAATGGAGTATTGTATTTCTTTTGATTTCCGTTCAGGTATTTAGCCAGAAGATCATATGGAGTGATCAGCAGAAATTGGAATGGTCAAATTTTAAAAGCAAAGTTAAAACGATGCGCAATCCGGATGTTGTTGCTTATACGCATTGCGGATGGGAATACTCTTCTACTGTTTCAAGCGATCCATCGGTTCCTGTTAAAATTAAAATAACAACGATTTTTAGAGAAGACAAATCGTGGAAAGATCCAAAAAGAATAAATGATTATGCTTTACTCCATGAGCAAAAACATTTTGATATCGCAGAAATATACGCCAGAAAACTTCGTAAAGAAGTAATGGAACATATCAAAACGTCCAGCGACTATAATAAAAATTTCAAAATAATCTATAACCGGATTTTAAACGAATACAAAGATTTTCAGATTGCTTATGACAGAGATACGCAAAATGGAATGAACAAAGAAAAACAAGCTCAATATAATGCTTCAATAGCCGAAGCATTGGAAACCACAAAATAGCTCTGAAAGGCCTTGAAATTCCTCAATAAAATTATTCACGAACTCTTAGCTCAAAATACAGATTTATCAGTATTTAATATCGTTATTCCGGGTAAAAGGCCTATTGTTTTTATCAGGCAAATTCTTGAGGAAAATAACTATTCCGGATTTCTTCCCAACTTTTTTACGATTGAGGAACTTATTGATACCATTGCAGATAAGCAGCCCATTCAAGGGATTTCCCTTTGGCTTTTTGCATTTGATGTTTATAAAAGCCTCAATCTGATTCCCAATGATAATTTTTCAGATTTTCTTAAATGGTTTCCGACCCTGCAAAAGGACTGGGATGATATTTTAAAATTTTCTGAAAGTGATGAAGTGGTTTTGCAATATATGTTCGATGAGGAAAGAATTAAGGATTGGGCTCAAAATTTAGGGGAAGATGATGATGTGCCAAGAAAGAAATTTCTTAATTTCTGGAGAAACATGAATGTGTTCCTTCCTGCTTTAAAGAAAAAATTGAAGGAAAGAAATTGGGCAACTTCAGGGATGATTCATGAGGTAGCTAAAGCAAAGATCAATGATTTTGCAAAAACGACCTCCGGGCAATTTGTTTTTTGTGGATTTAATGCATTCACACCTGTCGAGGAAAAATTGGTAAGAAGTCTTTTACAATGGGATAAGGGACAGTGTTTCTTTCAGGCAGACCATTATTATTTTGATGATGAAAGACAGGAGGCAGGGAAATTTCTGAGAAATCATAAATTATGGAAAGAATTTAACGATAGCAGAGCTTTTCAATGGATTGAGGATGATTTCAATCAACGTAAGAATATAAAAGTATACGAAGTTTCCGGCAATGTAACACAAACTAAAATATTACCGGAAATTTTTAATGAAATCGATAATAAAACTTATTCTAATACGGCATTGGTTTTATTGGATGAAAATTTACTTCCAGCAAGTCTGGATGTAATGCATGGTATTGATCATCTGAATATTACCATGGGATTTCCATTGAAAAATTTATCTTTTTCCAATGCCGTAAAACAGCTGTTTTATTTACAAAAACAACTGGAAAAAAATAAATCTTCGTACTATTACCGTGATCTCTTTCCGATTCTTGAAGAATTACCAAAATCCGCTGAAGATGAAAAGATTATTAACCTTTTTAAAGCCAGGGTCGAAGAACGGAATATTGTTTATATATCCCAGAAGTTATTGCGGGAGCTTTTAAGTGAGCTTTCCTACTTTCATTTGCTTCAGAAAGCAGATTCTACGGGAAGGTATCTTGACATGCTTATCACATTTTGTCAGGAGATCAAATGGTTGGAAATAGATGATATTCAATATGAAAATGTCTCTCATTTTGAAAATGCATTCAGGGTCATTAAAAATCAGGTGACTCCATATGATTTTGAGATCAAAATGGAAACCCTTGAAATTCTTATTAATCAGCATATTAATTCAGAGAGTATTGACTTTCAGGGTGAACCGTTGAGAGGTTTGCAGATTATGGGGCTTTTGGAAACCCGACTTTTGAATTTTGAAAATGTAATCTTACTTTCTGTAAATGAAGGAAAGCTTCCCTTAGGAAATTCCCAGAATACTTATATTCCATTTGATATCAGGAAGTTCTTTGATCTTCATACTTTTTTGGAAAATGATAGTATTTATGCTTATCACTTTTACAGATTAATTCAGGATTCTCAAAATGTACATTTGTTATTTAATGCATTAAGTTCGGGAGTAAACAGTGGAGAGAAGAGTAGGTTTATCACCCAGATTGAAATGGAGAGTTCACATGATATTGAGCATTTGATTATTGAGAATTCTTCCGAGCCAATTTCTACCCAACCTATAGAAATTTTTAAAACCAAAATTGTACAGGAAAGACTTGAAAAATGGAAGGAGAAAGTATCCGCTTCTCATTTGACGAGCTACTTATATAATCCGATAGATTTTTACCTTTCAAAGATCTTAAACACATCTGAGACGGATGAAATTGAAGAAGAATTATCTGTTAAAAATTATGGAAATCTGGTCCATTATTCACTTCAAGAAGTGTATGAGGTTTTAAAAGGTAAAGTATTAAAAGAAAATGATTTAATAAATTCAATTAAAGCAATAGATCAATATATTGATGTGGCTATTGAAAAGCTGAAACATCAACCCGAATTCTATGAAAAAGGGATGAATTTTATTCATAAGGCGATCGCGAAAAAAGTGATTGAAAATATATTACATCATGATCTTGGACTTGTAAAAGCGGGTAATAAATTAGAGATTATTGCAATTGAAAGAAGGTTTGAGAATATAGATTTTTATCTGGATGAGACGACAAAAGATAAGGTCTCTTTCTTTGGTTTTATTGACCGCATAGACCGGTTGAACGGTACGGTAAGAATTATTGATTACAAGACCGCCAAAATTAAAAATCTGATCGTTAAAATTGATGCCGATAATGAAGAGGCATATTTCCATAATAGTGACCGAAAACAGGCTCTTCAATTGTGTATTTACCAATATGTAATTCAAAGTCTTCCTGAGTTCTGGGGATTTCCTGTTGAAACCGGAATATGGAGTTTTGCTGAAGCGAAAAAAGGAGTTGTTTCTTTACAGTTTGAAAAAGGAGGGATTGATGATGCAATGAGATCGGTTCGAAGTCTTATTCTGGAGATTCTAAATCCGGAAATAAATTTTATTGAAAATATTAAGTCTTTTACCCATTAAAAAAGGCACTAGCTTTGAAATTTCGATTTTATGTCTTGATCATTAAAAAAGCCACCTTAGTGATAAGGCAGCTTTAAAAAATCAATATAATTTGATATGAAGAAAGTTTGCGTTATAATTTTACTTTTTTATTAATTGTTTTTCCGTCGCTCATAACTCCCTGAACTACATAAACTCCTGCTTCTAAAGCCTTTGATTCGAAATTGGAATTATTTACCTCTTGATTTTGGATTAATGCGCCGGAAATAGAGTAGATACTGACATTTTTGAGACCGCCTGCTGCCTTCACTATAATCTGATTATTTCTGGAGAATATATTGATATTGTTTTCTAAACTATTGCTAATCATATTTTTATTAAACTGGAGGTTATAAAATTCCGTAATGATTTCAAATGTATAGTTTTGCGGATCAAGGCCGGCTAAATTGATTCCTCCCTCATTTATATATTCTTTTTGGGAAATGGTTTTTATAAGATTTTTGTTATCATCAAATATATTGACAGCCATCAGTTCTTCCTGACTGACTTTTAAACGGAGTATACTGTTATTCTCCGAACTTACAGCTTCGTTCTCTGCAATAGATGTCGGGGTATTCTTGATATAGGGAATTTGCTTATTTTCATGGTTTTGGGATACTTTCAATAAATAAACACCATCCTTTAAGGAGCTTAAATTATTACTTGCTACAGATTTAGCTACAGCATCGGATTTATTGAAATCTTTTATCTCCAATACTTCCATAGAACCTAAATTAGGCTTTATCTGAGATGAATAAAGGCTGTTGAGCTTTGGCTGATCATCACCAGCAGATTGTTTTGAGGTTAATATAGCCCATTCATTCAATAAGCCACCACTACGAAGGGTATTGAATTTAGCATTGGAAGCTAATACAAATGGAAGTATGCCACCAACATGACCTAAGGGCCCCCAGTAAAAGGACTGGAGCTTATATTTATCTACATCCCACCACGAATAATATCCTCTTTGTACTTCAATGGTTTTAGATGTATTTTCAGGATGGATCGCCAGGTCTACAGAAGAATGACCTAATGTCATAGGGGTTTTATTGTACCAATCATATACATCGCTTGCTTTTAAACAAAGTCTTAATTTATTATTATTGTTATTAGTCACATCATTGGTGAAATTACTGGTAAATAGTTTTCTCCAGATAACCGGACCCCATAATAATCCGCCATTGTCCTGAAGAACATGATAATTGTATTTATCAAGATATTCAGCAGAAATAACTTCTGAAATACTGTTATTATAAGTTTTATAACCAATATTGTTACACGTATTGATAACATTGGCGAGAAAAGAAGTAAATGGGTAAAACTCTTTATCCAAGACGCCTTTTTGCAGAGTAACCCCTGAGAAGTCATAAGGACCATCACCCATATAGGCATATTTGAATTTCAATTGAGTGGGGTTGGATATATTTAATTTTTTCAAAGTCGACATGGCTGCATGGGCCCCCTGAGAATAGCCTGTAAGAAAATATTCATCGTAACGTTTGATCCCTAGTTGGGCTAGTACTTTATTTGCAGCGGTAACAAAATCAATTGTTGCACCAGCTTCTGTAGGATAGTGTACATAAGGGTGAACACCCTCTCCATCGCCCATTCCTACGTAGTCAGGAGCCATTAAGATATAACCATTTAATGCATAAGACAATTCAACGACAAATCCGGCATAAAGAACGCCTTTCAGATTAGATGGAACATTGCTGCGGCTGTCAGTGGTTCCGTGATCGGATACGACTGTGGAAAGTTTGTAGTTAACATTGGGATACATAATGAGGCCGGTAGCTTTTACCAGGGCATTATTTTCATTTTTTGTATAGTATGTTATTTTGTAAGCTTTTAAACCTACATTAAACCCATTAAGATAACTTGTAAAATCGGGTGCATCCTGCTCTCCAAGATTATTAGCAATAAAATCAATGACTCCTTGCGGAGTTAAATCAAGCTTCTGCTCTACATGTACAACATCACCAGCTTGCTGGGAGAAGTATAAAGGTGCGGCAAGACCAATTAATAAAAGAGTAATTTTTTTCATAATGGTAATTTTTGGTGAGGTTAATATAGAATTTTTTAAAATTAATCTCATCTTATTGATATATTAATAATTATTCACTGAATAATAGTATTTTAACCCGGTTGTATAATAAAAGCGTCCGGTCATTGACCGGACGCTTTATATATCTGTATTTTGCTAGTTTTTAGAAAGCATTGATACCTGTAATATCCATTCCTGTAATAAGAAGGTGTACATCATGTGTTCCCTCATAAGTGATTACAGATTCAAGATTGGCAGCATGTCTCATCATTGGGAATTCACCCATGATTCCCATTCCACCAAGGATCTGGCGGGATTCTCTTGCAATATCGATAGCCATTTTCACATTGTTTCTTTTAGCCATTGAAATCTGAGCAGGACTTGCTTTATGATCATTTTTAAGATTTCCTAACTGTAAACAAAGCAATTGAGCTTTAGTAATCTCAGTTAAAAATTCAGCTAATTTTTTCTGTTGCAGCTGATAAGATCCGATAGGGTTTCCAAACTGTTTTCTTTCTTTAGAGTATTGAACTGCAGTGCAATAGCAATCAATAGCAGCTCCGATTACTCCCCAGGAAATCCCGTATCTTGCAGAATTAAGACAGGAAAGAGGTCCTTTTAATCCAGTTACTCCCGGAAGAAGATTTTCTTTTGGAACCTTAACATCATTAAATACCAATTCACCGGTTTTAGAAGCTCTCAGGCTCCATTTATTATGAGTTTCAGGAGTAGTGAATCCTTCCATTCCTCTCTCAACGATTAATCCCTGTATTTTACCTTCTTCATTTTTAGCCCAAACTACAGCAATATCGCACAAAGGAGAGTTTGTGATCCACATTTTTGCTCCATTTAAAAGATAATGATCACCCATATCTTTAAAGTAGCTTTCCATAGAGCTAGGGTCGGAACCATGGTTAGGTTCTGTTAAACCAAAAGACCCGATCATTTCTCCGGAAGCTAACTGAGGAAGGTATTTCTTTTTTTGCTCTTCAGATCCGAATTCATTGATTGGAAACATCACTAAAGAACTTTGTACAGATGCAGCAGAACGAACAGCTGAATCTCCTCTTTCCAGTTCCTGCATAATAAGACCATAAGAAATTTGATCTAAGCCAGAACCACCATATTCCACCGGAATGTAAGGACCAAGAGCTCCAATTTTCCCTAATTCTTTCATTAAACCAGGTAAATCTGTATGATTTTGAGCTGCATGATCTATCTGAGGCATTACAAAGCTCTCTACCCAATCTCTAATAGACTGACGAATTAGCTTGTGTTCTTCGGTAA is a window from the Chryseobacterium sp. T16E-39 genome containing:
- a CDS encoding pyridoxal phosphate-dependent aminotransferase codes for the protein MDKLSDRVKRLGYSQTFVMSNKAREMKANGIDVISLTLGEPDFDVPDNIKQAAFDAINQNYSHYSPVPGFLELREAIAYKLKRDNNIEYKPTQICVSNGAKQAILNVLAAIINDGDEVILPTPYWVSYDEMVKMMGGNSVMVPTSYITDFKITAEQLEEAITSKTKAVLFSSPCNPSGGYYTYDELKSLAQVIAKYPHVTVISDEIYEFINYETKTASIAQFPEIYEQTAVINGMSKAFAMTGWRIGYSACPEWLAKACEKVQGQMTSGANTVAQRASITALKTDPSEYKYMIDAFKKRRDLVYDLITDIPGFKVLLPKAAFYFFPDISHYIGKTLNGTEIKDADDFAMFILENAHVGCVGGVSFGSPECIRFSYAASEDDLREAMRRIKELLEKFK
- a CDS encoding M28 family metallopeptidase yields the protein MKYSIILLLIPFIGFSQIHKKDDEIKKYVSEVSSDSLKSYINTLVGFNTRHTLSVVNEPDKGIGAARTWVLDKFKEYAKNAGGRMEVYLQEQEIQPDGKRVDQVTSLGNPLAFLKGTDPNDKRIFLISGHLDSRVTDVMDRKSFAPGANDDGSGVSAVIESARILSRSAFPASVIFVAFSGEEQSLLGSKSLAEKAKKENMQIEAVLNNDMIGNARSGETNEINNNTLRVFSEGLPYAELDKKALGIRNLGLENDGESRQLARYIKEIAEKYVKNLNVKIIYRNDRFLRGGDHSSFVNYGFPSVRLTEYYENYDHQHQDVKVKNNKQYGDLPEFIDYKYLEKNVSANVAVLASLAKSTSKPERVEIEVKELTNSTTLHWEKPKSGKPVGYNVLVRETDSSVWQKKIFTTELSLKIPLSKDNYIFAVQTVDQAGNLSVAVIPVIAK
- the rsmG gene encoding 16S rRNA (guanine(527)-N(7))-methyltransferase RsmG; translation: MSISLLLKYFPDLTEKQIQQFTQLENLYMEWNEKINVISRKDMESLYEKHILHSMGIAKVMEFSSGTRVLDIGTGGGFPGIPLAILFPESQFTLIDSIGKKISVVNAVAEGVGLTNVTAIHGRAEKLKEKFHFVVSRAVTQMPEFLRWLKGKFEKEQFNTKHNGVLYLKGGDLAEELGGLKCEIYNLKNYFEEEFFDTKKVVYLSKGNFNS
- a CDS encoding DUF922 domain-containing protein, translated to MKWSIVFLLISVQVFSQKIIWSDQQKLEWSNFKSKVKTMRNPDVVAYTHCGWEYSSTVSSDPSVPVKIKITTIFREDKSWKDPKRINDYALLHEQKHFDIAEIYARKLRKEVMEHIKTSSDYNKNFKIIYNRILNEYKDFQIAYDRDTQNGMNKEKQAQYNASIAEALETTK
- a CDS encoding PD-(D/E)XK nuclease family protein; this encodes MKFLNKIIHELLAQNTDLSVFNIVIPGKRPIVFIRQILEENNYSGFLPNFFTIEELIDTIADKQPIQGISLWLFAFDVYKSLNLIPNDNFSDFLKWFPTLQKDWDDILKFSESDEVVLQYMFDEERIKDWAQNLGEDDDVPRKKFLNFWRNMNVFLPALKKKLKERNWATSGMIHEVAKAKINDFAKTTSGQFVFCGFNAFTPVEEKLVRSLLQWDKGQCFFQADHYYFDDERQEAGKFLRNHKLWKEFNDSRAFQWIEDDFNQRKNIKVYEVSGNVTQTKILPEIFNEIDNKTYSNTALVLLDENLLPASLDVMHGIDHLNITMGFPLKNLSFSNAVKQLFYLQKQLEKNKSSYYYRDLFPILEELPKSAEDEKIINLFKARVEERNIVYISQKLLRELLSELSYFHLLQKADSTGRYLDMLITFCQEIKWLEIDDIQYENVSHFENAFRVIKNQVTPYDFEIKMETLEILINQHINSESIDFQGEPLRGLQIMGLLETRLLNFENVILLSVNEGKLPLGNSQNTYIPFDIRKFFDLHTFLENDSIYAYHFYRLIQDSQNVHLLFNALSSGVNSGEKSRFITQIEMESSHDIEHLIIENSSEPISTQPIEIFKTKIVQERLEKWKEKVSASHLTSYLYNPIDFYLSKILNTSETDEIEEELSVKNYGNLVHYSLQEVYEVLKGKVLKENDLINSIKAIDQYIDVAIEKLKHQPEFYEKGMNFIHKAIAKKVIENILHHDLGLVKAGNKLEIIAIERRFENIDFYLDETTKDKVSFFGFIDRIDRLNGTVRIIDYKTAKIKNLIVKIDADNEEAYFHNSDRKQALQLCIYQYVIQSLPEFWGFPVETGIWSFAEAKKGVVSLQFEKGGIDDAMRSVRSLILEILNPEINFIENIKSFTH
- a CDS encoding T9SS type A sorting domain-containing protein: MKKITLLLIGLAAPLYFSQQAGDVVHVEQKLDLTPQGVIDFIANNLGEQDAPDFTSYLNGFNVGLKAYKITYYTKNENNALVKATGLIMYPNVNYKLSTVVSDHGTTDSRSNVPSNLKGVLYAGFVVELSYALNGYILMAPDYVGMGDGEGVHPYVHYPTEAGATIDFVTAANKVLAQLGIKRYDEYFLTGYSQGAHAAMSTLKKLNISNPTQLKFKYAYMGDGPYDFSGVTLQKGVLDKEFYPFTSFLANVINTCNNIGYKTYNNSISEVISAEYLDKYNYHVLQDNGGLLWGPVIWRKLFTSNFTNDVTNNNNNKLRLCLKASDVYDWYNKTPMTLGHSSVDLAIHPENTSKTIEVQRGYYSWWDVDKYKLQSFYWGPLGHVGGILPFVLASNAKFNTLRSGGLLNEWAILTSKQSAGDDQPKLNSLYSSQIKPNLGSMEVLEIKDFNKSDAVAKSVASNNLSSLKDGVYLLKVSQNHENKQIPYIKNTPTSIAENEAVSSENNSILRLKVSQEELMAVNIFDDNKNLIKTISQKEYINEGGINLAGLDPQNYTFEIITEFYNLQFNKNMISNSLENNINIFSRNNQIIVKAAGGLKNVSIYSISGALIQNQEVNNSNFESKALEAGVYVVQGVMSDGKTINKKVKL
- a CDS encoding acyl-CoA dehydrogenase family protein, which produces MSYYPLTSIPDYYGIDALLTEEHKLIRQSIRDWVESFVMPQIDHAAQNHTDLPGLMKELGKIGALGPYIPVEYGGSGLDQISYGLIMQELERGDSAVRSAASVQSSLVMFPINEFGSEEQKKKYLPQLASGEMIGSFGLTEPNHGSDPSSMESYFKDMGDHYLLNGAKMWITNSPLCDIAVVWAKNEEGKIQGLIVERGMEGFTTPETHNKWSLRASKTGELVFNDVKVPKENLLPGVTGLKGPLSCLNSARYGISWGVIGAAIDCYCTAVQYSKERKQFGNPIGSYQLQQKKLAEFLTEITKAQLLCLQLGNLKNDHKASPAQISMAKRNNVKMAIDIARESRQILGGMGIMGEFPMMRHAANLESVITYEGTHDVHLLITGMDITGINAF